TAAGCAGGTTATGAACGGAAAGGAGATAGCCGCTCAACATAAAAGTGAGCGCCCCGATTAAGGCGCCGATATCGCTTCCCTTAAGTGTTTTTATAAAAAAGTAAGTAAATACCCCTGCTAAAAAATAATGGATAATGATGATTAGATTAAAACCTGAATCAAAGGAAAGCAAGAGAAGAAGATTTAAAGGATAAAGAACACCTGGCTGAAGACTGGCAAGTAACGGCTGGCCACAGTAAAAATAGGGGTTCCACAAAGGGATCTGAGCATCCCTAATCATATCCACCCAGCATGCTCTTGGGGGTAGAAAGAAGATAGACAGGTCTCTTTCTGTGAAAAGAAATCTGCTTGTTAGAATATCATGAAAGTAGATCAGGCAGACAACGCAAAAGAGGCTTGGGACAAGTAGTTTTTTGGCAATGTTCATTTGAAAAAATCCTTTTTCCGTGAACAGGACACGGAAAAAGGATATAAAAGTATCATATTTACCAGGTTGCCACCTGTGCTACTATGGCACCTGCCGTTTCAGGTAAGTTAGATACAGGGTCGAGTGTCCAGCTGTAGTCAGAGCCTCCTATCTTAGCCGTAAATGTAGTTGCACCTGATGCTGAGGCCTCTACTCCTGATATCTGTGCGTTTTCAACTATGTTTCCCATGGTATAGATGCCAAGACCAGAGCTACCATCGAGCACACCCTTGGCATAAAGTATGCTCAGAGCTCCTCTCAGTCCTGCCGTAATACCCCTGGCGGTTGCATCAGCCGCATCACCTTTCATAGAAACATATTTCGGAATGGCAACTGCCGCCAGTATTCCCAGAATTACGATGACCATGATAAGCTCTATTAATGTGAAGCCCTTGTTATTCCTCAATAAACCATTTTTCTCTTTTTTCATTTTTGGCGCTCCCTGACTGTCTGGTTAAATGGTCGAGTGGTTAATTAATTGATTAATTCGTAGCACCTTGATGCTTTCTATGTCAATAGCATTTTTTGTAACAATTCAGGTCGTTCAAAGAGACTTTTTTGACAGGATTAACCCTCCAGAGGCAAGCGTTGAACCGTGAACTGTTACCTTCTATCCCTTAAAAGCTTCCATCATATCCCACCATGGGAGGAAGATGGCCAGGGCTATAAAAAGAACCATAACCCCTAAACCTACAGTCAGGATCGGCTCTATATAGGAAGACATGCGGCTGACACTATAGTCTATTTCCCTTTCGTAATAGCTGGTGATTTCCGCCAGCATTTCATCCAGGGAGCCTGTTTCCTCACCGGTTAGAACCATATGAATCACCAGAGGCGGGAAAATCTTACTTTCTTTTAAAGAAACAGTGATGCCTTTTCCTGTCCTTACATGTTCAGCAATGTCCTTGATTTTATTGGCGATATATGCATTTCCGATAGTTCTTGAAACAATCCCCAATGACATAACGATTGATGTCCCACTTCTGGATAAAGTCTCAAGCATACTTGAAAATCTTGACATGTAAATTTTAAGAAAAACATCGCCCAAGATAGGTATTTTTAATTTTAGATAGTCGAATTTAAGTCTTCCTGACTCTCGACCTGTATATAAGTAAAAGGCCGTAACAAGGGCGCCTGTTATAAACAGCCCGTAATACCAATAGTTATGCACCAGGAAATTTATAAACATCATTATGCGCGTTGGGATGGGAAGCTCTACGGTAGATGCCTCAAAAATAACCGCAAATTTAGGTATGACAAATGTAATTATGACTCCGAACGCAACTAAAAGTGAAACCACGACCATAATCGGATAGCGCACAGCCGCCTTAAGATTAGCACTGGTCTTCCTGCTGAATTCAAGCATAACAATCAATCGTTTTAAGATCTCATCAAGGCCTCCTCCTATTTCACCGGCTTCAATCATATTGACGTAAAGTTCATTAAAAACCTTCGGGTGGGCGGAAAGAGAATTAGAAAAGCTCTTGCCTCGATCAATATCTTTTGAAACCATTGAGAGAACATTTTTCAGTTTTTTGTTTTCAGTCTGTTCTTCGAGCGCTTTAAGTCCTGATAACAGGCTTATACCTGCTTTTATGATAGTGTATAACTGCCTTGTAAAAAATATTAAATCATCTATCTTAACCTTTTCAAATCTGGAACCAAGATCATCAAAAATGGATGTTTTTTTCTCAGCGATAGAGACAAGAGTATATCCTATTCCGTCCAACTGCATGACTGCAATGGCTTCGGAATCAGCTTCCATGGTTCCTTTTACGGAGGATCCATCTTCTGTTATAGCTTTGTAAGTGAATGTAGGCATATTAACTTAGTTCGCTTCGCTCGAAATTGGTTGAGTAGTCGAGTAGTTCAAGGACTCTTACAACTCGACTATTTAACTATTCGACTAAACTTTTTTTTGACAGCGTCGGCTGAATCCAGCGTAAGGCTGAGCAGAGCAGGTATCAGAAATATAGTAAAAACCGTTGAAACCAGAAGGCCTCCTGCTACTACACTCCCGAGTCCCCGATAAAACTCAGAGCCGGCACCTGGAAACAAAATCAAAGGAAACATTGCGAATACGGTAGTTATACTGCTCATATATATCGGTCTTATACGTGTACGCACAGATTCTACAATTGCATTGCGCGATGTCATATTCCCTTCCCGAATATTATTTAAGGTCTGATGGACAATGAGGATAGCATTGTTTACCACAATACCGACCAGCATTACAAAACCGAGCATTGTAATTATGTCGAGCGGTTGATAGGTGATAAAAAGATTTACCAGTAAGAGGCCCGCAAACCCGCCGGCTGCTGCCAGAGGCACACTAAACAGAATGATAAAAGGATAGAAAAAATTTTCAAACAGAGCCGACATAAGCAGGTAGCTGATAATTATCGCAAGGATAAAATTCCACATAAGGGCCTTTCTTGTGCGTGTTAAATCATCGGCAGTGCCTGCGAGATTAATGCTATCGAGGTTGGAAAGTCTGCCGCCTGCCTTGATCGGCCCGACAACCTTTTCCCTCACAGTTTCCATAGCTGTTTCCAGCGGCATCTCTCTTGGGGGTATAACCATGATTGTTATAGCCCGCTGTGAGTCTATGTGGTTAATCTGGACAGGCCCTTCTTCAAGGCCTATATCAGCCAGAGATCCTATAATTACCTTTTCCCCTGTGGGAGACATTACCGGCATGCCGGCAATGTCTTGAGTACGCTCAAGCTTTCCACCCTTGTTTTTTACAACCAGGTCTATTTCATCACCGTAAAGGCGGTAATTACTGGCTTTGGCACCATCCACAAGTACATCTAAAGTTAAGCCGAAATCATAAGTGGTCATTCCGATACGGGTTAACCTGTCCCGGTTCGGAACAAGGCGCATCTCAGGATTTCCAAGATCCAGGCCGGGTATCGGGCGTATTTGTGCGCCCGGCAGTACCCGGGCTACATTCCCGAATATCTGTTTTCCGAGGTTTATCAGCTGAGA
The window above is part of the Anaerolineae bacterium genome. Proteins encoded here:
- a CDS encoding type II secretion system F family protein translates to MPTFTYKAITEDGSSVKGTMEADSEAIAVMQLDGIGYTLVSIAEKKTSIFDDLGSRFEKVKIDDLIFFTRQLYTIIKAGISLLSGLKALEEQTENKKLKNVLSMVSKDIDRGKSFSNSLSAHPKVFNELYVNMIEAGEIGGGLDEILKRLIVMLEFSRKTSANLKAAVRYPIMVVVSLLVAFGVIITFVIPKFAVIFEASTVELPIPTRIMMFINFLVHNYWYYGLFITGALVTAFYLYTGRESGRLKFDYLKLKIPILGDVFLKIYMSRFSSMLETLSRSGTSIVMSLGIVSRTIGNAYIANKIKDIAEHVRTGKGITVSLKESKIFPPLVIHMVLTGEETGSLDEMLAEITSYYEREIDYSVSRMSSYIEPILTVGLGVMVLFIALAIFLPWWDMMEAFKG
- a CDS encoding prepilin-type N-terminal cleavage/methylation domain-containing protein, which encodes MKKEKNGLLRNNKGFTLIELIMVIVILGILAAVAIPKYVSMKGDAADATARGITAGLRGALSILYAKGVLDGSSGLGIYTMGNIVENAQISGVEASASGATTFTAKIGGSDYSWTLDPVSNLPETAGAIVAQVATW